The Chitinophagales bacterium genome has a window encoding:
- a CDS encoding ABC transporter permease has protein sequence MRTLKFLLRKEFRQIFRNTTILRMIIALPIVQLLVMPLAADYEIKNINISIVDHDHSPYSQKLTNKILASGYFRLNDFSNSYDESFQQFQKDKSDLILEIPADFEKQLVVENDAHLLLAANSINGTKALVGSAYLSRIIADYNGDIRTDWIPEQSVPPAPTIEVAAINWFNPLLNYPFFMVPGILVILVTMIGSYMCALNIVKEKEVGTIEQINVTPIKKHIFILGKLIPFWLIGMFVFTVGLFGVARLVYHIVPAGSILLMYGFLAVYLIAQLGIGLLISTYSNTQQQAMSLAFFFMMIFILMGGLFTSVDSMPQWAQWIARINPVTYFIEVLRMIVLKGSGLKDIRMHLIIVAGMALFFNGWAILNYKKTS, from the coding sequence ATGAGGACACTAAAATTCCTGTTAAGAAAAGAATTCAGGCAGATATTCAGGAATACAACTATCCTGAGGATGATCATTGCCTTGCCTATTGTACAACTATTGGTGATGCCATTGGCGGCAGATTATGAGATAAAGAATATCAACATTTCTATTGTTGACCATGACCATTCGCCCTACTCTCAAAAGTTGACCAATAAGATACTGGCTTCGGGCTATTTCAGGCTAAACGATTTCAGCAATTCATATGATGAGTCTTTTCAGCAATTTCAGAAGGACAAGTCGGACCTGATACTGGAGATACCAGCTGATTTTGAGAAACAACTGGTGGTAGAAAATGATGCACACCTGCTACTGGCAGCTAACTCAATAAACGGCACCAAAGCTCTGGTGGGCAGTGCCTACCTTTCACGCATCATTGCTGACTATAATGGCGATATACGTACAGACTGGATACCCGAACAAAGTGTTCCGCCTGCACCTACTATTGAAGTCGCGGCTATCAACTGGTTCAATCCCTTACTCAACTACCCCTTCTTTATGGTGCCCGGCATACTGGTGATATTAGTTACTATGATCGGCTCATACATGTGTGCATTGAATATTGTGAAAGAAAAAGAAGTGGGTACTATAGAACAGATAAACGTAACACCGATCAAAAAACACATCTTTATTTTGGGCAAGCTTATACCTTTCTGGCTGATAGGTATGTTCGTTTTCACTGTTGGGCTGTTTGGTGTAGCCAGGCTTGTTTACCATATAGTACCGGCGGGTTCCATATTACTTATGTATGGGTTCCTGGCGGTCTACCTTATTGCACAACTGGGCATAGGTCTTTTGATATCTACCTATTCCAACACACAACAGCAAGCCATGTCACTGGCCTTTTTCTTTATGATGATATTTATCCTGATGGGGGGCCTGTTTACCTCAGTAGACAGTATGCCGCAATGGGCGCAATGGATAGCGCGCATAAACCCTGTAACCTACTTCATTGAAGTATTGAGGATGATCGTACTGAAAGGCAGTGGACTCAAAGACATCAGGATGCACCTTATTATCGTAGCAGGCATGGCCCTGTTCTTCAACGGCTGGGCGATACTCAATTATAAAAAGACCTCGTGA
- a CDS encoding TonB-dependent receptor, translating to MKYDRLLFTLVFLLMLSPVSLFAQKKLTLSGYMRDARSSEALISATVFVKELGIGTSTNEYGFYSISMPAGSYTIVFSYIGFGTRTETMNLVESKVYNVELKNENTLDEVEITSERQDKNINGTQMGTISLSAQKVKKLPVIFGESDILKVLQLMPGVQSAGEGNSGFYVRGGGPDQNLILLDDAVVYNTGHLFGFFSVFNTDALNNVTLIKGGMPAKYGGRLSSVVDVSMKEGNMKEYHAEGGIGLIASRLTVEGPIKKEKGSFMLSGRRTYVDALIRPFVKKGSAFSKSGYFFYDANLKANYKMTDKDRVYMSGYFGRDKFKFGSGSGNFNADIPWGNSTATIRWNHLFSNRLFLNTTAVYNDYQFSFGANQGDFDVKIGSGVRDYNAKVDLDYFSAFNHNFKTGLAYTHHKFVPNQVSGSSGQVELTPNNALIKYAHEAGAYIMDEFDPFSWLKVNAGIRYSWFGQIGPYTIYTNDLNGKHTDSTVYNKGDIVKTYGGWEPRLNMRFELSDKSSIKASVTKTYQYIHLVSNNGSTLPTDLWVPSTLIVKPQQAWQYSMGYFRNFFDNNLETSIEVYYKDMKNQVEYRSGYVPNTIQDPELDFVFGKGQAYGAEFFINKTKGKFTGWIGYTLAWTYRKFPDLNNGNRYPAKYDRRHDLSLVASYEASKKWTFSTVFVYGSGNAITLPTNYYFVSQNIVPEYSNLNAYRLFAYHRLDLSAVLTPQKQKRKNKRWESSWAFSVYNVYSRQNPYFLYVDTKGDLNEGVDATVKQVSIFPILPSITYNFKF from the coding sequence ATGAAATACGATAGACTATTATTTACCCTGGTGTTTCTGCTCATGCTATCACCGGTCAGCTTGTTTGCACAAAAAAAACTCACGCTTAGCGGATATATGCGCGATGCACGTAGCAGCGAGGCTTTGATATCAGCTACTGTATTTGTAAAAGAACTGGGTATAGGTACATCAACCAATGAATATGGATTCTATTCCATCTCTATGCCTGCCGGCAGTTATACAATTGTCTTTTCCTATATTGGTTTTGGTACACGTACTGAAACCATGAACCTGGTGGAAAGCAAAGTGTATAATGTAGAATTGAAGAATGAGAATACATTAGACGAAGTAGAGATAACCTCAGAAAGGCAGGATAAGAATATCAACGGTACACAAATGGGTACCATATCCTTGTCAGCACAAAAAGTAAAGAAGCTGCCGGTTATATTCGGCGAAAGCGACATATTGAAAGTGCTGCAATTGATGCCCGGCGTACAATCGGCAGGCGAAGGCAACTCAGGTTTTTATGTGCGTGGCGGCGGACCTGACCAGAACCTGATACTGCTGGATGATGCAGTAGTATATAATACCGGCCACCTGTTCGGATTCTTTTCCGTTTTCAATACAGACGCGCTGAATAATGTTACACTGATAAAAGGCGGCATGCCCGCCAAGTATGGCGGACGCTTATCTTCTGTAGTAGACGTCTCGATGAAAGAAGGTAATATGAAAGAATACCATGCCGAAGGTGGTATCGGCCTGATAGCCTCGAGACTGACAGTAGAAGGGCCTATTAAGAAAGAGAAAGGTTCTTTCATGCTTTCGGGAAGAAGGACATACGTTGATGCACTGATCAGGCCGTTCGTAAAAAAAGGAAGTGCCTTCTCTAAATCCGGTTACTTTTTTTACGACGCTAACCTGAAGGCCAACTACAAAATGACCGATAAAGACCGCGTATATATGAGCGGCTACTTTGGCAGGGATAAATTTAAATTCGGTAGCGGCAGTGGTAATTTCAATGCGGATATCCCGTGGGGTAACAGTACCGCGACCATACGCTGGAACCACCTGTTCAGCAACAGGCTTTTTCTGAACACTACAGCTGTGTATAACGACTACCAATTCTCGTTTGGTGCCAACCAGGGAGATTTTGATGTTAAGATAGGTTCGGGGGTAAGAGATTACAACGCTAAAGTAGACCTGGATTATTTCTCTGCTTTCAATCATAACTTTAAAACAGGACTTGCCTATACCCACCACAAGTTCGTTCCCAACCAGGTATCCGGCAGTTCAGGCCAGGTAGAGCTTACACCCAATAATGCATTAATAAAATACGCGCACGAAGCAGGCGCTTACATTATGGATGAATTTGACCCCTTTAGCTGGCTGAAAGTAAATGCAGGAATCCGTTATTCATGGTTTGGTCAGATTGGCCCTTATACAATATATACCAACGACCTGAACGGCAAGCATACCGACAGTACTGTATACAACAAGGGGGACATAGTAAAAACATACGGCGGATGGGAGCCCAGGCTGAATATGCGCTTTGAACTGAGTGACAAGTCCTCTATAAAAGCAAGTGTTACCAAAACCTACCAGTACATACATTTAGTGAGCAATAACGGCAGTACCCTGCCTACCGACCTTTGGGTACCCAGTACATTGATAGTAAAGCCGCAACAGGCATGGCAGTATTCTATGGGCTATTTCCGTAATTTCTTCGACAACAACCTGGAGACTTCAATAGAAGTATATTATAAAGACATGAAGAACCAGGTAGAATATCGGTCAGGCTACGTGCCTAATACGATACAAGACCCGGAACTGGACTTTGTATTCGGCAAGGGGCAGGCCTATGGCGCAGAATTCTTCATCAATAAGACCAAAGGTAAATTTACGGGCTGGATAGGATATACACTTGCCTGGACCTACCGCAAATTCCCCGACCTGAATAATGGCAACCGCTACCCTGCCAAATACGACCGCAGGCACGACCTGTCTTTAGTAGCTTCTTATGAAGCCAGTAAAAAATGGACCTTCTCTACCGTTTTTGTTTATGGTTCAGGTAATGCCATTACGCTGCCCACCAACTATTACTTCGTCAGCCAGAACATTGTGCCGGAATACAGTAACCTGAATGCATACCGCTTGTTTGCCTACCACAGGCTCGACCTGTCTGCGGTGCTGACACCTCAAAAGCAAAAACGCAAGAATAAACGCTGGGAGAGCAGCTGGGCATTCTCTGTATATAACGTATACAGCAGGCAAAACCCCTACTTCCTGTACGTTGATACCAAAGGAGACCTGAATGAAGGTGTGGATGCCACGGTAAAACAGGTTTCTATCTTCCCGATACTACCCAGCATTACCTACAACTTCAAGTTCTGA